From the Synergistota bacterium genome, one window contains:
- a CDS encoding iron-containing alcohol dehydrogenase has translation MFLIKGFFFKTAGKIIFGRGSLRKLSEEVKAFREGKALVVSDENLSKGEIVEKVIELLREAGREVVVYGDVSPEPRVEHADRAGELAKDCAFVVGIGGGSSMDVAKGASVLSANPGKARDYIGVGKVLRKGIPIVAIPTTAGTGSEVTPTAVFIFDEKKKGGINTPFIVPDLAILDPELTVSLPPSLTASTGMDALTHALESYVAKASNPMSEIFSVEALKLISANLRRAYADPENLDAREGMMLGSLLAGIALAHAGVGACHSISYPLSSFYGIGHGLANAVLIPHVSFYNAIAVPEKYALVASILGEDVDGMSLRESSFAVYDALLKLLYDLNLPVNLYSLGIPEEDLPRIAASALEVDRPLANNPRKIGYDEIYNILLETYNFGREEGF, from the coding sequence GTGTTTCTAATTAAAGGGTTTTTCTTTAAGACCGCGGGTAAGATAATCTTCGGAAGGGGAAGCTTAAGAAAGCTTTCTGAGGAAGTTAAGGCTTTTCGTGAGGGCAAGGCTCTCGTGGTAAGTGATGAAAACCTTTCTAAAGGTGAAATCGTTGAAAAGGTTATTGAGCTTCTTAGGGAAGCAGGTAGAGAAGTGGTAGTCTACGGAGACGTTTCCCCTGAGCCGAGGGTAGAGCATGCGGATAGAGCCGGGGAGCTTGCCAAGGATTGTGCATTCGTCGTTGGAATTGGCGGAGGAAGCTCGATGGACGTCGCTAAGGGAGCAAGCGTTCTTTCTGCGAATCCCGGTAAGGCGCGCGATTATATAGGCGTTGGAAAGGTTCTCCGTAAAGGAATACCAATAGTTGCTATACCGACCACTGCTGGTACGGGGAGCGAGGTTACTCCCACTGCGGTTTTCATATTTGATGAGAAGAAAAAGGGGGGTATAAATACTCCTTTTATAGTTCCTGATCTCGCCATTCTCGATCCTGAGCTTACCGTCAGTCTTCCGCCCTCTTTAACTGCCTCAACCGGCATGGATGCGCTAACTCATGCTCTCGAATCCTATGTGGCAAAGGCATCGAATCCCATGAGTGAGATATTTTCAGTGGAAGCTTTAAAACTCATATCGGCGAATCTGCGGCGCGCTTATGCTGATCCGGAAAATCTCGATGCTCGCGAAGGAATGATGCTTGGAAGCCTTCTTGCGGGCATCGCGCTCGCTCACGCCGGAGTTGGAGCGTGCCACTCTATATCTTATCCCTTAAGCTCATTTTATGGAATAGGGCATGGGCTTGCCAATGCCGTTTTGATCCCTCATGTTTCCTTTTATAATGCCATAGCGGTTCCGGAAAAGTACGCTCTTGTTGCTTCTATTCTGGGGGAGGATGTAGATGGGATGTCGCTCAGAGAGTCATCGTTTGCGGTTTATGATGCCCTTCTTAAGCTTCTTTACGATCTTAACCTTCCTGTTAATTTATACTCGCTTGGCATTCCGGAGGAGGATCTTCCTCGTATAGCTGCTTCTGCGCTTGAGGTGGATCGCCCTCTGGCAAATAATCCGAGAAAGATAGGGTACGATGAGATATACAACATTTTGCTTGAGACCTACAATTTTGGTAGAGAGGAGGGATTCTAA